The Mytilus trossulus isolate FHL-02 unplaced genomic scaffold, PNRI_Mtr1.1.1.hap1 h1tg000247l__unscaffolded, whole genome shotgun sequence genome includes the window CATGTGCGCCTTTGACAGATCGAGAATCATTTGTCCTAGGTAAATTGGTTTGTTGaagaaaatttttgttttggtttgtagCACGCCGCACAAGTGGTCGTTGAATATCTTAAAGCttttaaatgatgattttgCAGTAAGTTTTTGAAACTTATCCCACCTATGACAGAGAGAGAAGTTGATATGTTTCCGCAACGATTCCATTGATTTACCGAAAATAGCATTGTtgccatttttaaaaagtttttgcTCGAAATTGCTAGTAGCCTTTTTCCTCATTTCAGTATTGAAGTCAATATACTGTTTCAACCATGGACGCTGTTCAAATGAAACTATATTGTGAATCTTCTTCAAAACCAAACCTAGTTTGAGGTATAACTTTAGATTCACATAGTGCAAGATGTAATGCTTTTTATCTTTCAAAGTAGCTAGCAATTTGGTGCTCGGTTGGTATTCTTTCCCATCATCATTTGCTTGCTCATACAGATGACGTGAATGAGGTGAAAGCATTTCATTTGTTATCACTCCTTTTTCAACTGCAAGAGGAAAATCATTGTGAAGATCGTGTAAGTTATCTGGGTAATCCAAATCGCATTCAATGACATATCCGATGTCAGCGTTATTGGATACATTTAAGACATTGAAATCGTTTATTTCCTCTTCTGACAACCACTGGAATTTCCCCACAGCTAATGGCATGCTCATGCTTAAACCGTATAAATTGTTCGCATCTACATACATCAAGTATGAAGTTGGTAAAGCTGGATCATAATTGCTCAAGTAGGGATTGTTTGCTTTTGCATGTCTGCAGCTCACCATTGTTAAACCTCCTCGTATACTCTGCTCAAAGAAGAGCCACATTGTAGGATCTGTCAATAGCTCAAGTCTCACACCAGTCATTTTCAATGCAGATTGCCAGGAAAGCCCTGGAAGAGTGTAATAATTTGCAGGGTCGAGGGAATAGTTCGTTATCCACTTCTTCCTGAAAGTTTCAAATACATCAGCTAATAATAGAACGTCAGTTTTTAGATAAAGATCATGATATTCGCCTATATtcttaatattcatttgattcCATACCCGTTGCGCATGTTCATACTCGGTTTGACTAATTGTTTTCTCTGATAAATTGCTGTAGAATTTGTCTATAGAGGGTAATTCAGTTTCATTGAACCTTGCTGCATTGTCAATGTATTCGTAAGGATATGttccttttttcaacaaaagagCAATCCGCTTATCATCATCAAAttcttttgtaaaatgtttaaatgtttctttcGGATTCTCCTTAGACATTGACGATACCAATTCCTCTAGTGAACAATTCAAAAACTGGTATGAATCGATAAAGCGCAGATTGGATAGGTTGAAACTGATGTACTTTTCTGCATTCGTGGCTATGCAACCAATTTCTTCACTCTTGAAAATACCTATCGAGGAACAGATTAAATGTGCATCAAACTGTTTCAGGTTATGAAATATAACTGGCACGAATGTGTGTTCTTTAAAATTAAGATTGCAATCTCTGCATGAAGCGCCACGAAATTTACCTGAAACATGTGCATGGTCTCGAACGCGGATAGTGGAATCTGTAAATTCTTCCATGCAAATGTGGCAATGTGTACTTGATTGAAAATCTTCCTCATCTTCAACAGTCATGCACAAGGGTTCAGGATTGTTCAAAATAGCCTTTATACGTTTATTTTCGTCAAGAAGACTATGAAGGAAGTGTTCACTAACATTTTCACCTCTATATATTTTAGGTGGTTGAGTGTATCTGTCATCGATGCAAACAACTTGATAACCGTACCCGCATGGTATCAACTTTGTTAATTTCGTTGTGCTGGTTCGATTATCTTCTGGCTCTTCAGTAACCATAGGTTCGCAAAATGTTTCCATGTCAGCATAAATAACAAATGATGTTTGTAACTGTTTGGCGTGATCTTGAAATGTTAGTATATCGTCTACCCCCTTGGTGGgatatgtcacatgttgagCTTCAAATTTTGAGCAGTATTTTATATGTTTCTCTAAAGTATGTTCACTGGTGAAACCTGATAAACAGAATCTGCAATACTTATGACTGCGTCCCAAGCATTTTGTTCGATATAAAAGTCTATTGAGATCTGTAATCAAACACCAGTGACTTTTATTCCCACTTTTCAAATACAATAAGTCAACTTCATGATGAGCTTCTCTTAGACCTGTTACATGGAGGGGGAAAAATTCACCCTCTTCAAATCCTAACACCATTACTGAAATGTTATTCTGCCTTTCAAATTTACTCACAAATGATGGTGCAACGGGCAATTGTATACCTTCCATGTTCAATTCATGTTCATATGGGATGTAGTGATGCACTTTAGAAGGGTCACCTGAACACGTAGGATGTATGGATGCTATAATagcatatacaaaacatttttcatCTAAGTTTCTTATGTTGAGTAACGCTCTGGTTGCAGCAAGAGTTCTTGGTAGGGGTATATACGATCCACCGCCTAAAGGTTTATATTTAGCTGTATTAATCtcaatgtgtttaatatgatcTAATGACCAACCGCTCCCATTTCGTATATACtcatcaaaacttttgaatattttttgatatGTCACATTAATATCATGTTCATCATCTATATTTGCTCTATCAACTAGATTCGATGTCTTCGAGATAAAATGTGCATTATTCTTTAAATCATTACCACCTTCACCTCCATTCGGCTTGATCATTTGCACAAGACAATTCATATACCACTTAATATGACCGAGTTCAACACACATCTCTTGTA containing:
- the LOC134701650 gene encoding uncharacterized protein LOC134701650; translated protein: MADDHFCEDLLRLYPDSNPQYQQQLRELNDRLSVDNDNRSNLTVKVYSCYYCKLLFDHPSKLKRHQRNSCTFPCRQCDRHFDSAENLFKHSNIDHTTYQTGSGNTDSNSHTTIKHKSVDKSALLGIARARFIYPNEDNGEKYDLLAFLSGIKHEVKTHLQEMCVELGHIKWYMNCLVQMIKPNGGEGGNDLKNNAHFISKTSNLVDRANIDDEHDINVTYQKIFKSFDEYIRNGSGWSLDHIKHIEINTAKYKPLGGGSYIPLPRTLAATRALLNIRNLDEKCFVYAIIASIHPTCSGDPSKVHHYIPYEHELNMEGIQLPVAPSFVSKFERQNNISVMVLGFEEGEFFPLHVTGLREAHHEVDLLYLKSGNKSHWCLITDLNRLLYRTKCLGRSHKYCRFCLSGFTSEHTLEKHIKYCSKFEAQHVTYPTKGVDDILTFQDHAKQLQTSFVIYADMETFCEPMVTEEPEDNRTSTTKLTKLIPCGYGYQVVCIDDRYTQPPKIYRGENVSEHFLHSLLDENKRIKAILNNPEPLCMTVEDEEDFQSSTHCHICMEEFTDSTIRVRDHAHVSGKFRGASCRDCNLNFKEHTFVPVIFHNLKQFDAHLICSSIGIFKSEEIGCIATNAEKYISFNLSNLRFIDSYQFLNCSLEELVSSMSKENPKETFKHFTKEFDDDKRIALLLKKGTYPYEYIDNAARFNETELPSIDKFYSNLSEKTISQTEYEHAQRVWNQMNIKNIGEYHDLYLKTDVLLLADVFETFRKKWITNYSLDPANYYTLPGLSWQSALKMTGVRLELLTDPTMWLFFEQSIRGGLTMVSCRHAKANNPYLSNYDPALPTSYLMYVDANNLYGLSMSMPLAVGKFQWLSEEEINDFNVLNVSNNADIGYVIECDLDYPDNLHDLHNDFPLAVEKGVITNEMLSPHSRHLYEQANDDGKEYQPSTKLLATLKDKKHYILHYVNLKLYLKLGLVLKKIHNIVSFEQRPWLKQYIDFNTEMRKKATSNFEQKLFKNGNNAIFVLSVCYQPGEVKYIGQWGVAW